The sequence CAGATCGATGCCGAGGGCGCGGACCATCAGCGGATCTCGGGAGCCGGCGCGGATGACCAGGCCGACGTTGGTGCGCTCGAGGAAGAGCCAGAGCGCCAGGAGGACCAGGGCGGTGACGGCGATGACGAAGAGGCGGTAGACCGGGAAGGTCATGAAGCCCAGGTTCACCGCCGCCCCCAGCTCGCGGGGGGGATCGAGGGTGAGGCCGACCTTGCCCCACACGAGCTTCACCGCCTCCACCAGGACCAGGGACAGCCCGAAGGTGAGCAGGAGCGGATCGTCGATCGAGCGGCCGTAGAGCCGGCGGACCAGGAAGCGCTCGACCAGGAGCCCGAACACCCCCACCATCAGCGGCGCCAGCGCCAGCGCCACCCAGAAGCTGCCGGTGAGGCCGAGCAGGAAGAAGCCGAAGTAGGCGCCCAGCATGTAGAGCGAGCCGTGGGCGAAGTTCACCACGGTCAGGAGCCCGAAGATCAGGCTGAGCCCGATGGCGAGCAGGACGAAGAGCCCGCCCAGCACGAGGCCGGTGAAGAGCTGGGCGGCCAGCGCCGAGGCCGAGATGTCGATCACGGCGCTAGGCGTGGCCCTTTTCGGCGCAGGTGCGGTCCAGTTCCTCGTTGGCGGGGATCCGGGCGATGATCTCGAGCAGGCCCCAATCGCCGCGCACCGCGCTGGCCGGCCGCCCGCGCGTGATCCAGAGATCCTGGAACGCCTTGTTGTCGCACGCGCGCCACCACTGCTTGCTCTTGTAGTGGCTGTACGTCGGGTTCGCCCGCAGGGCCTTGGCCACCGCCTCCGAGTCCAGCGACTTGGCTACCGCCACGCCCCGCGCCACCTCGTGGATGCCGCTGTAGCCGTAGGACCCGTAGGCATCGGGGACGGTGTTGAAACGCTTGCGGAACGCCTCCACGAAGCTCTTGGCCTGCGGGATCGTGTCCTCCAGCTCCCAGTAAAAGGAGGTCGCACCGTACACGTCGCTGAACAGCTCGGCGCCCCCCTGCCGGTTGTAGGGAAGGATGTGCAGGGGCTGGACGAGCTTGACGTCTTTCTTGAGCCCGAAGCTGATCGCCTGTTTGAGAAAGGCGACGGAATCGGCACCCGGCGCCACGGACAGCAGCACCTCCGGCCGGGCGGCCTGGATCTTCGGCAGGTGAGCCGAGAATTCCGGGTTGCCCAGCGGGTAGGGCGTGCTCTCCAACACCGTGCCGCCGTGCTTCTTGATGATGTCGCTGAACACGGCGTTGTTCTGCTTGCCCCACGCGTAGTCGGCGTACACGATCCACCACCGCTTGCCGAGGTTCTGCACGGCCCAGGCGGCCATGGCCCGGCCGGTGATGGTCGGGTTGAGCGCCTCGTGGAACGTGATCGGGCTCGTGTCGGGCTTGGCGCTGATCTCGTCGGACTGGCTGACCGAGATGAAGAGCACCCCGGCCTTCTTAGTCTGCTCGTTGATGGCCATCTGGACGTGGGCGGCGATTCCGCCCACGACGAACTGCACCCGGTCGTTCTCGATCAGCTCCTTGGTCCGCTGGGCACCCACCGCGGGCTTGAGCTGGTCATCGCGGAAGAGGACCTCCAGCTTGCGTCCCAGCACGCCGCCTCTGGCGTTGACTTGCTCCATAGCCAGGGTGGCCCCCCGCTGCATGTCCTCGGCGATGGCGCCGAAGGGCCCGGTCAAGGGAATGGGGAAGCCGATCTTGACCGGGTCCCTGGTCTGGGCCCGGAGCACGGCGGGAAACGCCAGCGCGGCGGCGGCTGCCGTTGCGGTCCCCAGGAACGCGCGACGGTCCATGGTGGCCTCCTACCTTTCGGGCGCGGGCTTTGCCCGCGCAATCCTCCCGGGGGGAGGTTTCGGAAGGGGGGCGGAGCCCCCCTCCGAGGGTTCAGGCGTGCCCGAGCTCTTTGCACGTGCGCTCGAGCGATTCGTCGGCGTCCACCTTCGCGACGATCTCGAAGATGGACCATTCGGACTTCTGATCCCTGGCGCTGCGCGATTTCAGCACGTAGACATCCTGGAGGGACTGGTGGTCGCACTTCCGGATCCACTGCTTGCCCTTGTAGTGGTCGTAGGTGTGGCCCTCCAGCGCGGCGATCACCTTGTCCGCCTCCAGGGACTTGGCGCGCTCCACCGCCTCCAGCAGCAGCCGCGTGCCGCTGTAGGCGTAGCCGGCGTAGTCGAAGGGGGGCCGCTGGTGCTTCTTCTGGAAGGCCTCCACGAAGCGCTTGGCCGACGGGATGCGCTCGGCCAGCTCCCAGTAGAAGGTCGTCCCTCCGTAGACGCCGTCGAAGACCTCGGGCCCGCCCTCCCGGCGCATCGTGCCCAGGAACACCGGGCAGAGGAGCTTCATCTGCGATTTGAGGCCGAAGCTCGCCGCCTGCTTCACCGAGTTGAGCTGATCCTTGCCGAAGTTGGCGAGCACGAGCACGTCCGGCTTCGCCGCCTGTATCCGGGGGAAGAGGGCCGAGTAGTCGGTGGCGCCGAGCGGGTGCGGGTCGGCGCCCAGGAACGTGCCGCCGCGCTTCTCGGCGGCCAGCTTGAAGCCATCGCGGAGCTGGTGGCCGAAGGCGTAATCCGCGTAGAGGACGTAGAGGCGCTTCCCGAGGTTCCGGAGCGCCCAGCCGGCCACCGCCTGGGACGTGATGTGGGGGTTGATGGCCTCGTGGAAGGTGTAGGGGCTCCAGTCGGGCCGGGCGGTGATCTCGTTGGACTGGCTGATCGACACGTAGATGATGCGGGCCGCCTTGGTCTGCTCGTTGATGGCCATTTGGACGGCGGCCGAGAGCCCGCCGATGACGAAGTGCACCCTCTCGCTCTCGATGAGCTCCTTCGTGCGCTGGGCGCCGACGCCGGGCTTGAGCTGGTCGTCGCGCACGAGCAGCTCGACGCGCCGGCCCAGCAGGCCGCCGCGGGCGTTGACCTCGTCCACGGCCAGCGTGGCGCCGGCCTGCTGGTCGCTGGCCTCCGCCCCGTAGGGGCCGGTGAGCGGAATGGGGAAGCCGATCTTGATGGGGTCGCGCGATTGGCCGCTCGCGATGGAGCGTGCCAGCACGACCGTCGCGGAGCCGGCGGCAGCCAGGCGAAGAAAGTCGCGGCGAGGGAGCGACGCCATCCCGAACCTCCTGCGGTCAGGCCCGAAGTGGGCCGATCATAGGAGCGGGGTCGACACCTGTCAATCGTGATAAAGTGCCGGCCGCGCATGCCGTACGTCGGAGCGAGCGTCAAGCGCGCCGAAGATCCGCGCCTGCTGACCGGACGCGGACGCTACGTGGAGGACGTGGTGGCGCCGCGCATGGTCCACGTGGCCTTCGTGCGTAGCCCGCACCCCCACGCGCGCATCCGGCACCTGGACGCGGCGGCCGCCCGCCGCGCGCCCGGCGTCGCCGGCGTCCTCACCGGCGACGAGGCGGCGCGACTCTGCAAGCCCTGCCTGGGCATTCTGCTCCACTACCAGGGGATGAAGACGGGCGCGATGCTGCCCCTGGCCCGCGGGCGCGTGCGCTACGTCGGCGAGCCGGTGGTGGCCATCGCGGCCACGAGCCGGGCCGCGGCCGACGACGCCGCCGAGCTCGTGGACGTGGCCTACCAGCCGCTGCCGGCCGTGCTCAGCCCCGATATGGCGCTCGGACCCGGGGCGCCGCTGATCCACGAGGAGCTGGGGGACAACCTCATCTACGAGGCCCGGATCACCGCGGGCGACGTCGACGCCGCCTTCGCCGGCGCCCACCGGGTGTATCGCCGCGCGTTCGCGAGCGGGCGCCACACGGGCGTGCCCCTGGAGCCGCGCGGGCTCGTCGCCGACTTCGATCCCTCCACCCGCGCGCTGACGGTCTGGATCTCGACTCAGGTGCCGCACATGATGCAAGCCGTGCTCGCGGATCTGTTCGGGCTCGCGGAGCACCGCGTGCGCGTGATCGCGCCCGACGTGGGCGGGAGCTTCGGCATCAAGATCCACGTCTACCAGGACGACCTGGCGGCGGTGGCGCTGGCGCTCACCCTCGGCCGTCCCCTGAAGTGGGTCGCCAGCCGGCGCGAGTCGTTCCTCTCCGACATCCATGCCCGCGAGCAGACCATCGCGGTGGAAGTGGCGGCGACTGCCGATGGAACGGTGACCGCGATGCGGGCGAGCATCGTCGCCGCGGTCGGACCGTACTCCGCCTACCCGCGCTCCAGCGTCGTGGAGGGCGGCCAGGTCCTGCGCCTGCTGCCGGGACCGTATCGCGTGCGCCACTACGACGCCACGCTGCGGGTGGTGGCGCAGAACAAGGTGATCACCTCGCAGTACCGCGCCGTCGGCCACCCGATCGCCGCCGCCGTCACCGAGAGCATGCTGGAGCTGATCGCCCGCGACCTCCGGCTCGACCCGGCCGAGATCCGCCGGCGCAACCTCGTACGTCCCGAGGAGTTTCCCTACACGTCGGCCACGGGCAACGTCTATGACAGCGGCAGCTATCAGGCGGCCCTGGAGCGGCTGCTCGACGTGGCGAAGTACGCCGAGCTCCGGCGCGAGCAGGCGGCCGCGCGCCCCGCCGGGCGCCATCTGGGGATCGGGCTCTCGTGCTTCGTCGAGCTGACGGGGCCGGGGGCGCAGTTCTACGGGATCGGCGGCGCGCCCATCTCGGGCCAGGAGGGCACGACGGTGCGCCTGGAGCCCTCGGGCGCCGTCACCGCTCTCGTCGGCGTCACCAACCAGGGGCAAGGCACGGGGACGGCGCTCGGCCAGATCATCGCCGACGAGCTGGGCGTTCCCCTCGACGCCGTCACCGTCCTGTCGGGCGACACGGCGATGGTGCCGTACGGCGGCGGCACCTGGGCCAGCCGCGGCATGCCCATCGGCGGGAGCGCCACCCTGCTGGCCGCCCGCGCGCTGGGCGACAAGATCCGCCGCCTGGCCGCCGCGTTGCTGGAGGCCCACGCCGAGGACATCGAGCTCGGCGACGGCCGCGCGAGCGTGCGCGGCAGCCCCGACCGGGGGCTGGGCTTCGGCGAGCTGGCGCGCACGGTGCACTTCCGCTCCAATGCTCTCAGAGGCCTCGAGCCGAGCCTGGAGGCGACCGTGCACTACGCCAACCCCGCGGCGTGGACGTTCACCAACGGCGCTCACCTCGCGATGGTCGAGGTCGACGTCGAAACGGGCAAGGTCCGCGTGCTCAAGTACGTAGCGGTGGACGACTGCGGTCGCATCGTCAACCCCGCGCTGGTCGAGGGCCAGATCGCGGGCGGGATCGTGCAGGGCATCGGCGGCGCCCTCTGGGAGCACTGCGCGTACGACGCCGCGGGCCAGCTCCTCACCACGACGCTGATGGACTACGCCGTGCCGACGGCGGTGGACATCCCCCCGATCGAGGTCCATCATCTCGAAACCCCGGCGCCGGGACTGGCGGGGGGCTTCAAGGGCGCCGGGGAGGCCGGCACGACGGGAGCGCCGGCGGCCATCCTGAACGCGGTCAACGACGCCCTGGCGCCCTTCGGCGTGATGATCACCGAGCAGCCGATCACGCCCGAGCGGGTGCTCTGCGAGCTTGCGCGAGCCAGGCAGGACTGCGACTGCGGCTCCGAGAGAGACTGAGGTGATGGTCAACGATGACTACTGAGAAAAGGCCTCCAGTGGATGAACTTCGCAGGACGCTGACCCCGGAGGCCCGAGAGATACTTACCGCGATCTGGGATTACTTCTTTGAATACCAGAAGTGGATTCAGGAGCGGGTTCTGCATCATAAGTTTCTGGCTGTTGGAAAAGGAGCGAGAGGAGTCACTCATCTGACGCCGAAATCACGGACCCGGTACGCGCTTACGAATATTTGAGGCTAAGCAGTCTGGCTATGAATCTGCTCGAAGCCGCACAACCTCGCGCCGGAGAATAACGATAGGAGTTGGGAGGAGAACGATGCGGATCGCGGTGCTCCTTGTGACGGCATTTCTCGTGATGTCTGCGCCGCTCACCTCTCGCGCGCAGACGCCGGCCCCGCTCCAGGTGATCGTGTTCCCCGGCGGCTTCAACTGGCCGATCTGGGCCGCCCAGGACAAGGGCCTGTTCGCGCGCGAGGGGCTCGACGTGAAGCTCACGCCCACGCCGTCCTCCGTCTTCCAGCTCACCAACCTGATCGAGGGCAAGTTCGATATCGGCATGACGGCCATCGACAACGTCATCGCCTATCAGGAAGGGCAGGGGGAAGCGCCGGTCGCGGGCACGCCCGATCTGTTCGCCTTCATGGGCGGCGACAACGGCTTCCTCCGCCTGGTCGTCCAGCCGGAGATCGGGTCCTACGCCGACCTCAAGGGCAAGGAGCTCTCGGTCGACGCGCTGACGACGGGCTATGCCTTCGTCCTGCGCAAGATG is a genomic window of Candidatus Methylomirabilota bacterium containing:
- a CDS encoding branched-chain amino acid ABC transporter permease; its protein translation is MSASALAAQLFTGLVLGGLFVLLAIGLSLIFGLLTVVNFAHGSLYMLGAYFGFFLLGLTGSFWVALALAPLMVGVFGLLVERFLVRRLYGRSIDDPLLLTFGLSLVLVEAVKLVWGKVGLTLDPPRELGAAVNLGFMTFPVYRLFVIAVTALVLLALWLFLERTNVGLVIRAGSRDPLMVRALGIDLGRIWLVVFGIGTGLAGLAGILAGPMRGVYAEMGVTIVIESFVVVVVGGMGSLVGAIVAGVLIGEVVSLTTFVAPKLAEIMVFVVMALVLLVRPSGLFGEAGLLE
- a CDS encoding xanthine dehydrogenase family protein molybdopterin-binding subunit — encoded protein: MPYVGASVKRAEDPRLLTGRGRYVEDVVAPRMVHVAFVRSPHPHARIRHLDAAAARRAPGVAGVLTGDEAARLCKPCLGILLHYQGMKTGAMLPLARGRVRYVGEPVVAIAATSRAAADDAAELVDVAYQPLPAVLSPDMALGPGAPLIHEELGDNLIYEARITAGDVDAAFAGAHRVYRRAFASGRHTGVPLEPRGLVADFDPSTRALTVWISTQVPHMMQAVLADLFGLAEHRVRVIAPDVGGSFGIKIHVYQDDLAAVALALTLGRPLKWVASRRESFLSDIHAREQTIAVEVAATADGTVTAMRASIVAAVGPYSAYPRSSVVEGGQVLRLLPGPYRVRHYDATLRVVAQNKVITSQYRAVGHPIAAAVTESMLELIARDLRLDPAEIRRRNLVRPEEFPYTSATGNVYDSGSYQAALERLLDVAKYAELRREQAAARPAGRHLGIGLSCFVELTGPGAQFYGIGGAPISGQEGTTVRLEPSGAVTALVGVTNQGQGTGTALGQIIADELGVPLDAVTVLSGDTAMVPYGGGTWASRGMPIGGSATLLAARALGDKIRRLAAALLEAHAEDIELGDGRASVRGSPDRGLGFGELARTVHFRSNALRGLEPSLEATVHYANPAAWTFTNGAHLAMVEVDVETGKVRVLKYVAVDDCGRIVNPALVEGQIAGGIVQGIGGALWEHCAYDAAGQLLTTTLMDYAVPTAVDIPPIEVHHLETPAPGLAGGFKGAGEAGTTGAPAAILNAVNDALAPFGVMITEQPITPERVLCELARARQDCDCGSERD
- a CDS encoding ABC transporter substrate-binding protein — encoded protein: MASLPRRDFLRLAAAGSATVVLARSIASGQSRDPIKIGFPIPLTGPYGAEASDQQAGATLAVDEVNARGGLLGRRVELLVRDDQLKPGVGAQRTKELIESERVHFVIGGLSAAVQMAINEQTKAARIIYVSISQSNEITARPDWSPYTFHEAINPHITSQAVAGWALRNLGKRLYVLYADYAFGHQLRDGFKLAAEKRGGTFLGADPHPLGATDYSALFPRIQAAKPDVLVLANFGKDQLNSVKQAASFGLKSQMKLLCPVFLGTMRREGGPEVFDGVYGGTTFYWELAERIPSAKRFVEAFQKKHQRPPFDYAGYAYSGTRLLLEAVERAKSLEADKVIAALEGHTYDHYKGKQWIRKCDHQSLQDVYVLKSRSARDQKSEWSIFEIVAKVDADESLERTCKELGHA
- a CDS encoding ABC transporter substrate-binding protein, coding for MDRRAFLGTATAAAAALAFPAVLRAQTRDPVKIGFPIPLTGPFGAIAEDMQRGATLAMEQVNARGGVLGRKLEVLFRDDQLKPAVGAQRTKELIENDRVQFVVGGIAAHVQMAINEQTKKAGVLFISVSQSDEISAKPDTSPITFHEALNPTITGRAMAAWAVQNLGKRWWIVYADYAWGKQNNAVFSDIIKKHGGTVLESTPYPLGNPEFSAHLPKIQAARPEVLLSVAPGADSVAFLKQAISFGLKKDVKLVQPLHILPYNRQGGAELFSDVYGATSFYWELEDTIPQAKSFVEAFRKRFNTVPDAYGSYGYSGIHEVARGVAVAKSLDSEAVAKALRANPTYSHYKSKQWWRACDNKAFQDLWITRGRPASAVRGDWGLLEIIARIPANEELDRTCAEKGHA